AAAAGCAATATCTTTTAGCAAGGGCTTATTAATAAGCCCAGCTATTAATTTTAAAATAGTGCTTTTACCACTTCCGCTATCACCAAACAACGCGATAATTTCTCCATCATCAAAGCTTAATCTAGCATTTATTTTAAAGTCTTTAAAATCGTGTTTTAAATCCAGCTCATTCATAGCCATATTTATTAAAAATTTCCTTTGCATCAGGGCTTAATATAAAATCATAAAACACTTTAGCATTTTTTTCTTTACTTGTAATTATCATACCTTGTAAAATTGGTTCGTATAATTTATCATCAATTTTTAATATGTTTTCATCACTAAAACCTAATTCTTTAATTTGCTCTACGCTAGACGCTGCTACAAAGGCATAATCACAAGCTTTTGTAGCTTGTAGTAGTGTTGCTGAAATATTTGTAGCCGTTATTATGTTTGAACTATTTGGAATTTGATTTAATACTTCTTTAGCTGCTTTTCCATAAGGAGCTGTGTTTGGGTTTGCTATAGCTATACAAGATGCGGTTTTTAAATCATCTAAATTAGGCTTTTTTTTAGCTGAAAATAATATTAGCTTTCCTTTTGCATAAGTGATTGCTTGATTTTTAGTTAATTCTTCTAAATCTTTAGCAAATTCCATATTTGCAGATAAGAATACATCATAATTTGCTCCATTTTTAATTTGTGCGTTAAAGCTACCACTAGCACCTGTATTGACATTAAGTTTTATATCTGGGTGTAGTTTTTCAAATTTTTGCTTTAATTCGTTTAGTGGATAGCTTATATTTGCAGCTGCTGCGATATTTAAAGTATTTGCTAATGCAAAAGAACTTAAACTTAAAAATAATAATGCTTTTTTCATACTTACTCCTTTAAAATATAAAAAATTATATATTAAAAAATCTTTAATAAGACTGAATTTAAAAGCTTATTATATAAAATAATATATAATAAATTAATTTTTTATTTTAATATTACAATTATTAAAAAATGCTAGTATTTTGCCTTTTAATTTATTTAAGGAGAAAATATGAAAAAAATATTTTTAAGTTTAGCAGCAATTAGTGCTTTAATAATCCAAACAGGTTGTAATGATAAAAAAGAAGAGCAAAAACCAGCTCAAGAGCTTAGTCAAAATGTAAAATCAAGCACTGAAGAAGTGGCTAAGAAAATAAATACAATTGTAGATAATGTAGCAACAAAGGTTGATGAACATATAAATACTGCTGCAAATCAAGTTGAACCTATGATAAATTCTGCAGTAGATAGCATTAGTGATACTACAAAAAGCGTTGCTAATAATTTAAAAGAAAGCACTAATGAAGTTGCAAATACGATAAAAGAAAGCACAGATAGTGCAGCTAAAGCAATTACTGATGGCATTGATAAGGTTAGTAGTAGTGTTGAAAATGTTTTAAAAACTGATGCGGCGACTTTATTTAAAAAATGTATTGCCTGTCATGGAAAAAATGCAGAAAAATTAGCTCCTGGGGCTGAAGTTGTAATAAATACTTTAAGTGAGAGCGAAATTTATGAAGCTTTAAGTGGATATAAGGCGGGAACTTTTGGTGGTAAATCTCAAAAAACTATGCAATTACAAGTAAAAAATCTAAATGATGAAGATTTTAAAGCTTTAGCTAAATACATTAAGACTTTATAAGATAATTAAAAATTAGGAATTTGAAATTCCTAATTTTATTTTATGATTATTTTGTAGTTAATAATATTTTTAGAAGTTTTTTTGCACTTTCAACACCAGGTTGATCGTAAGTGCTAATGCCTATCATAAGCCCACAAGCACCAACTAATAACTCATAATAGTATATTAAATATCCGATATTATAAGCACTTTTGCTATCAAGCTCAATTAGACTTGTTTCTATTCCTTCAGCTTTTATCGCATCAAGACACGATTTGCTTTGAGCGTAAAGTAGCTCATCTAAACTATGTCCTACGCTTTGATTTTCAAGATTTTCAAGTCCTTTTATGTGCTTTATTTTGGGGCTATTTGGATTTGGTTTTATACGGATAAATTCTACGAATTTATCTTTTGGCCCTTCAATTATGAGTTGTAAAAACGAATGCTGGTCTTTTGGTCCTATCAGACTAATTGGTGTAAGTCCTACGCGTTTATATTCTTTAAATTTCCCAAGACTTTCGGCTACAAGTTGAACGAACCATTCGTTAAAATGGCGTAATTCTTCACAATAAGTGAATAAAACATAATTTTTATTTATCATTTTTGTGCTTAGCGTGTAGGCTAGATTAAGTATATGTTCTTTTGTTTTTTGCTCGTTCATACAATCTTTAGCACCTTTGATAAGTTCATCAACATTAGCCCCTGCTAAAAATAACGGCACAAGTCCAACATTACTAAGCACTGAAAATCTACCGCTAACATTTTCTTCTATATCAAAATGCGTTATTTCATTTGTCTTTAAAAACTCATAAAATTTGGTATTTTGCATACAAATTCCTATTAAGTGATGCTTTAAATCATCTACATTTAAACCTAAAACATCAAGCAAAATCCTAAAATAACTTATACATTCAATTGTATTTCCAGATTTTGATACTAATATGAAAAGCGTTTTTTCAAGGTCAATTTTTTCTAATATTTCATTAAAAAGAGTACTTGAAATATTGTCTAAATAATCAATATTTTTTATCCCCAAAAAACTCGTAATCGCCCTAGTGCCAACACTACTTCCACCCATTCCAATAACTATAAAATGACTTTTGTTAGTAAATTTTTCTTTTACTTTTTGAAGTTTTGAAATTCCTAAATCAAATTCTAAAGGCAAATCATAAAACCCAACTTCGCCACTTTGCCTTTCTTCATT
This is a stretch of genomic DNA from Campylobacter sp. RM12651. It encodes these proteins:
- the modA gene encoding molybdate ABC transporter substrate-binding protein, yielding MKKALLFLSLSSFALANTLNIAAAANISYPLNELKQKFEKLHPDIKLNVNTGASGSFNAQIKNGANYDVFLSANMEFAKDLEELTKNQAITYAKGKLILFSAKKKPNLDDLKTASCIAIANPNTAPYGKAAKEVLNQIPNSSNIITATNISATLLQATKACDYAFVAASSVEQIKELGFSDENILKIDDKLYEPILQGMIITSKEKNAKVFYDFILSPDAKEIFNKYGYE
- a CDS encoding c-type cytochrome; amino-acid sequence: MKKIFLSLAAISALIIQTGCNDKKEEQKPAQELSQNVKSSTEEVAKKINTIVDNVATKVDEHINTAANQVEPMINSAVDSISDTTKSVANNLKESTNEVANTIKESTDSAAKAITDGIDKVSSSVENVLKTDAATLFKKCIACHGKNAEKLAPGAEVVINTLSESEIYEALSGYKAGTFGGKSQKTMQLQVKNLNDEDFKALAKYIKTL
- a CDS encoding glucose-6-phosphate isomerase, which encodes MITYQEYFEKTSQENISLYLKRMNEERQSGEVGFYDLPLEFDLGISKLQKVKEKFTNKSHFIVIGMGGSSVGTRAITSFLGIKNIDYLDNISSTLFNEILEKIDLEKTLFILVSKSGNTIECISYFRILLDVLGLNVDDLKHHLIGICMQNTKFYEFLKTNEITHFDIEENVSGRFSVLSNVGLVPLFLAGANVDELIKGAKDCMNEQKTKEHILNLAYTLSTKMINKNYVLFTYCEELRHFNEWFVQLVAESLGKFKEYKRVGLTPISLIGPKDQHSFLQLIIEGPKDKFVEFIRIKPNPNSPKIKHIKGLENLENQSVGHSLDELLYAQSKSCLDAIKAEGIETSLIELDSKSAYNIGYLIYYYELLVGACGLMIGISTYDQPGVESAKKLLKILLTTK